One Myxococcus stipitatus DNA segment encodes these proteins:
- a CDS encoding MarR family winged helix-turn-helix transcriptional regulator: MTFAEQLASLRRAVRRHLTEILGGRTSRPITQLLGLKAISEGVRNQVALAERLMVDPPAVSRLVERLVEDGLVRRMAGEDRRCVRLELTPEGEAELGLLRETLRALDGELLQYLSQEELSELQRLMEKLRRGMCTRAQGPGEPGSSEGCGGD, encoded by the coding sequence ATGACCTTCGCGGAGCAACTCGCTTCCCTGCGTCGCGCCGTCCGGCGTCACCTCACCGAGATTCTCGGGGGGCGGACGAGCAGGCCCATCACCCAACTGCTGGGGTTGAAGGCCATTTCCGAGGGCGTGCGGAATCAGGTGGCGCTCGCGGAGCGGCTGATGGTGGACCCGCCCGCGGTGAGCCGGTTGGTGGAGCGGCTGGTCGAGGACGGGCTGGTGCGGCGGATGGCGGGGGAGGATCGCCGGTGTGTCCGGCTGGAGCTGACCCCCGAGGGCGAGGCGGAGCTGGGGCTGCTGCGCGAGACGCTGCGGGCGCTCGACGGCGAGCTGCTCCAGTACCTGTCCCAGGAGGAGCTGTCGGAGCTCCAACGGTTGATGGAGAAGCTGCGCCGGGGGATGTGCACCCGGGCGCAGGGGCCGGGGGAGCCCGGCTCCTCGGAGGGCTGCGGCGGCGACTGA
- a CDS encoding TolC family protein produces MSVSSALLLAFVTASTPAAPSSPVPPPTPFQPKVEDPMLTPVPPAPQQVGSWDEALKLVKERSTDLRGAEASVERAEGRWRQALSTLLPNARASASAAHDILNPDTPVGVFATSNLEGRVPTTPIVGVATATLTQSLIDVGAWRGLSSASASERSAVASLQDTRRRLTLGLARALVATVAAERAAELNRVGLLQALERSALAQRSFELGASNQLDVVRVNQDVALARGALVSGDEQLRRAREALGLALGFGAPMGVSTDFNLSGLLEDARQACVALEDPQSRPDLVAARAQVDAARDSRRQASAGYLPTLGLQSSLQAVTTDPDFGRFSTWSISAVLTVPIWEGGLRGGLVRERAGIEKQAEQTLEGSRRDVSVEVAQARRSVEVAEALVKTASESRELADRTDRLTRRSYEVGRGSSLELVQSGAALRQAELTLALREFELVQARLDAFLTEARCDW; encoded by the coding sequence ATGTCCGTCTCCTCTGCCCTCCTCCTGGCGTTCGTCACGGCGTCGACGCCGGCGGCGCCTTCCAGCCCCGTTCCCCCGCCCACGCCCTTCCAGCCGAAGGTGGAGGACCCCATGCTCACCCCGGTGCCGCCCGCGCCCCAGCAGGTCGGTTCCTGGGACGAAGCGCTCAAGCTCGTGAAGGAGCGCTCCACGGACCTGCGCGGCGCGGAGGCCTCCGTCGAGCGGGCCGAGGGCCGGTGGCGCCAGGCGCTCTCCACGCTCCTGCCCAACGCGCGCGCCAGCGCCAGCGCCGCGCACGACATCCTCAACCCCGACACGCCGGTGGGCGTCTTCGCCACCTCCAACCTGGAGGGCCGCGTCCCCACCACCCCCATCGTGGGCGTCGCCACCGCGACGCTGACCCAGTCCCTCATCGATGTGGGGGCGTGGAGGGGCCTGTCCTCCGCGTCCGCGTCCGAGCGGAGCGCGGTGGCCAGCCTCCAGGACACCCGCCGCCGCCTCACGCTGGGGCTGGCGCGGGCGCTGGTGGCCACGGTGGCCGCCGAGCGCGCCGCGGAGCTCAACCGGGTGGGCCTGCTCCAGGCCCTGGAGCGCTCGGCGCTCGCCCAGCGCTCGTTCGAACTGGGCGCGAGCAACCAGCTCGACGTGGTGCGGGTGAACCAGGACGTGGCGCTGGCGCGCGGCGCGCTGGTGTCCGGCGACGAGCAGCTGCGCCGGGCGCGCGAGGCGCTCGGGCTGGCCCTGGGCTTCGGCGCCCCCATGGGCGTGTCCACGGACTTCAACCTCTCCGGCCTGCTGGAGGACGCGCGCCAGGCCTGCGTGGCGCTGGAGGACCCGCAGTCGCGTCCGGACCTGGTCGCCGCGCGCGCGCAGGTGGACGCCGCGCGTGACAGCCGCCGTCAGGCCTCCGCCGGCTACCTCCCCACGCTCGGGCTGCAGAGCAGCCTCCAGGCCGTGACGACGGACCCGGACTTCGGCCGCTTCTCCACCTGGAGCATCTCCGCGGTGCTCACCGTCCCCATCTGGGAGGGCGGCCTGCGCGGCGGCCTGGTGCGCGAGCGCGCCGGCATCGAGAAGCAGGCGGAGCAGACGCTGGAGGGCAGCCGCCGCGACGTGTCCGTCGAGGTGGCGCAGGCCCGTCGCAGTGTCGAGGTGGCCGAGGCGCTGGTGAAGACGGCCTCCGAGTCCCGCGAGCTGGCGGACCGGACCGACCGGCTGACCCGCCGTTCCTATGAAGTGGGCCGCGGCAGCAGCCTCGAGCTGGTGCAGAGCGGAGCGGCCCTGCGCCAGGCGGAGCTGACGCTGGCGCTGCGCGAATTCGAGCTTGTCCAGGCGCGCCTGGACGCATTCTTGACGGAGGCCCGGTGCGACTGGTGA
- a CDS encoding efflux RND transporter permease subunit produces MFVDFFIRRPVFAIVCSILLTLVGAIAIPTLPISQYPDLAPPQVTVTSTYVGASAEVVESAVTIPIEQELNGVEGMRYITSTSGNDGTSQITVTFEPTRDIEVAAVDVQNRVSRAAARLPSQVNQTGIVVNKASSQMLMTVALSSPDNRYDAKFLSNYADVNLKDAIKRVRGVGDVRIFGERKFSMRVWLDPTELARRKLTPQDVTRALQEQNLQVAAGQVGQPPSTDDQPYQLAIRARGRLVEPEEFGEIVLMRDPSGKSVRVKDVGRVELGAENYGTLLRFNGKTGVGLAIFQLPTANALDVRDGVYRELDRLSQQFPPGMEYQTGTDTTLAVRASIHEVIQTLVEAIILVILVIFLFLHGWRSVLITAFTLPVSLVGTFAFVQLMGFSINTLTLFGLTLATGLVVDDAIVVIENIERLMAERGLTPRQAAREGMKEVAGAVIAISIVLVAVFVPVALFPGTTGSIYRQFALTIAASVALSTFCALTLTPALSARMLKSHHGAEKWVFFRWVDKVLDATKAVYGRGLRGMLKHPVLVLLAFLACIGATVVLFRVAPTGFIPDEDQGYVIISVQGPEGMSLVQVEKVLAQVEDILKQQPEVRAMFAIGGFSFQGSGSNMATVFTSLKPWEERLGKEHTVAALVERLRGPLARIGGARVLPFQPPAIRGVGSVGGFQFIVEDVAGTRTLDELAGSTDELVARGNEDARLRGVFTAFNANTPLLDVEVDRQKAKALGIPIEQIFGTMQVYMGSQYVNDFNYANRTYRVYTQAEQQYRDSPADIGSFYVRSDSGDMIPLESLVKVTPTVSAQVIRHYNLFRSAEINGQAAPGVSSGQAIEAMEALAAQYLPQGMGSEWTGISLEQKESGGQTMIIFGLGLLFVFLVLAAQYESFSLPFVIILSVPLAIMGAVALQLLRGYANDVFCQVGLVMLVGLASKNAILIVEFAEQLRESGKSALDAVVEAAEVRLRPILMTSIAFLLGVVPLMTAQGAGAAARNSLGTAVFGGMLVSTVVNLIFIPGLYVLMQKVRGDAKRESTEDELPAAAHAP; encoded by the coding sequence GTGTTCGTCGATTTCTTCATCCGCAGACCTGTCTTCGCCATCGTCTGCTCCATCCTGCTGACGCTGGTGGGGGCCATCGCCATCCCCACCCTGCCCATCTCCCAGTACCCGGACCTGGCCCCGCCCCAGGTGACGGTGACGTCCACCTACGTGGGCGCCAGCGCGGAGGTGGTGGAGAGCGCCGTCACCATCCCCATCGAGCAGGAGCTCAATGGCGTGGAGGGCATGCGCTACATCACCTCCACCAGCGGCAACGACGGCACCAGTCAAATCACGGTCACCTTCGAGCCCACGCGCGACATCGAGGTCGCCGCGGTCGACGTGCAGAACCGCGTCAGCCGCGCCGCCGCGCGCCTGCCCTCGCAGGTGAACCAGACGGGCATCGTCGTCAACAAGGCGTCCAGCCAGATGCTGATGACGGTGGCGCTGTCCAGCCCGGACAACCGCTACGACGCGAAGTTCCTCAGCAACTACGCGGACGTGAACCTGAAGGACGCCATCAAGCGCGTGCGCGGCGTGGGCGACGTGCGCATCTTCGGCGAGCGCAAGTTCTCCATGCGCGTGTGGCTGGACCCCACGGAGCTGGCGCGCCGCAAGCTCACGCCCCAGGACGTGACGCGCGCGCTCCAGGAGCAGAACCTCCAGGTGGCCGCCGGGCAGGTGGGCCAGCCGCCCTCCACGGACGACCAGCCGTACCAGCTCGCCATCCGCGCCCGCGGCCGTCTGGTGGAGCCGGAGGAGTTCGGTGAAATCGTCCTCATGCGCGACCCGAGCGGCAAGAGCGTGCGCGTCAAGGACGTGGGCCGCGTGGAGCTGGGCGCGGAGAACTACGGCACCCTGCTGCGCTTCAACGGCAAGACGGGCGTGGGCCTGGCCATCTTCCAGCTGCCCACCGCCAACGCGCTCGACGTGCGCGACGGCGTCTACCGGGAGCTGGACCGGCTGTCCCAGCAGTTCCCGCCGGGCATGGAGTACCAGACGGGCACCGACACCACGCTCGCCGTCCGCGCCTCCATCCACGAGGTCATCCAGACGCTCGTCGAAGCCATCATCCTGGTCATCCTCGTCATCTTCCTGTTCCTGCACGGCTGGCGCAGCGTGCTCATCACCGCCTTCACCCTGCCCGTCTCGCTGGTGGGCACCTTCGCCTTCGTCCAGTTGATGGGCTTCTCCATCAACACGCTCACCCTGTTCGGCCTGACGCTGGCCACGGGCCTCGTCGTCGACGACGCCATCGTGGTCATCGAGAACATCGAGCGCCTGATGGCCGAACGCGGGCTGACGCCCAGGCAGGCCGCGCGCGAGGGCATGAAGGAGGTGGCCGGCGCGGTCATCGCCATCTCCATCGTGCTGGTGGCGGTGTTCGTCCCGGTGGCCCTCTTCCCCGGCACCACGGGCTCCATCTACCGGCAGTTCGCGCTCACCATCGCGGCGTCCGTGGCGCTGTCCACCTTCTGCGCGCTGACGCTGACGCCGGCGCTGAGCGCGCGCATGCTCAAGAGCCACCACGGCGCGGAGAAGTGGGTGTTCTTCCGCTGGGTGGACAAGGTGCTGGACGCGACGAAGGCCGTGTATGGCCGGGGCCTCCGGGGCATGCTCAAGCACCCCGTCCTGGTGCTGCTGGCCTTCCTGGCCTGCATCGGCGCCACGGTGGTGCTCTTCCGCGTGGCGCCCACGGGCTTCATCCCGGACGAGGACCAGGGCTACGTCATCATCTCCGTCCAGGGCCCGGAGGGCATGTCCCTGGTCCAGGTGGAGAAGGTGCTGGCGCAGGTGGAGGACATCCTCAAGCAGCAGCCAGAGGTGCGCGCCATGTTCGCCATCGGCGGCTTCTCCTTCCAGGGCTCCGGCTCCAACATGGCCACCGTCTTCACCAGCCTCAAGCCCTGGGAGGAGCGCCTGGGCAAGGAGCACACGGTGGCGGCGCTGGTGGAGCGGCTGCGTGGGCCGCTCGCCCGCATCGGCGGCGCGCGCGTGCTGCCCTTCCAGCCCCCGGCCATCCGCGGCGTGGGCAGCGTGGGCGGCTTCCAGTTCATCGTCGAGGACGTCGCCGGCACGCGCACGCTGGACGAGCTGGCCGGCTCCACCGACGAGCTGGTCGCCCGTGGCAACGAGGACGCGCGCCTGCGCGGCGTGTTCACCGCCTTCAACGCCAACACCCCGCTGTTGGACGTGGAGGTGGACCGCCAGAAGGCCAAGGCCCTGGGCATCCCCATCGAGCAGATCTTCGGGACGATGCAGGTCTACATGGGCAGCCAGTACGTCAACGACTTCAACTACGCCAACCGCACCTACCGCGTGTACACGCAGGCAGAACAGCAGTACCGCGACAGCCCGGCGGACATCGGCTCGTTCTACGTGCGCAGCGACAGCGGGGACATGATTCCGCTCGAGTCGCTGGTGAAGGTGACGCCCACCGTCTCCGCGCAGGTCATCCGGCACTACAACCTGTTCCGCTCGGCGGAAATCAACGGCCAGGCGGCGCCGGGCGTCTCGTCCGGTCAGGCCATCGAGGCGATGGAGGCGCTGGCGGCCCAGTACCTGCCGCAGGGCATGGGCTCGGAGTGGACGGGCATCAGCCTGGAGCAGAAGGAGAGCGGCGGCCAGACGATGATCATCTTCGGCCTGGGCCTGCTCTTCGTGTTCCTCGTCCTCGCGGCGCAGTACGAGAGCTTCAGCCTGCCGTTCGTCATCATCCTGTCGGTGCCCCTGGCCATCATGGGCGCGGTGGCGCTCCAGCTGCTGCGCGGCTACGCCAACGACGTGTTCTGCCAGGTGGGCCTGGTGATGCTCGTGGGTCTGGCCAGCAAGAACGCCATCCTCATCGTCGAGTTCGCGGAGCAGCTGCGCGAGAGCGGCAAGAGCGCGCTCGACGCGGTGGTGGAGGCGGCGGAGGTCCGTCTGCGGCCCATCCTGATGACGTCCATCGCCTTCCTCCTGGGCGTGGTGCCGCTGATGACGGCGCAGGGCGCGGGCGCGGCGGCGCGCAACTCGCTGGGCACCGCGGTGTTCGGCGGCATGCTCGTCTCCACCGTGGTCAACCTCATCTTCATCCCCGGCCTCTACGTGCTGATGCAGAAGGTGCGCGGCGACGCGAAGCGGGAGTCGACGGAGGACGAGCTGCCGGCTGCGGCCCACGCGCCGTAG
- a CDS encoding 2-oxo acid dehydrogenase subunit E2, whose product MAHLELMPKKSLSSFRKLSLGSWGAPYDPTVYGSLTVRMERALTYMDAFRRSTGLELTVTHLVLKALAQALRRCPDANAVVRLGRIYLRQRVSVSALVAGPVAPDGGARWRLARVEDADHKSLEEVVRELAPARGDVGAGRAARVLMSLPAPLARGVLRGVSFLAATLNLDLERFGLPRDVMGGAVVVDVGALGLDAAYLPLIPFARVPVVIAPGAVREVPVVEEDGRVGVGRVMSLNASIDHRFIDGYHAGVLARTLQAVLEDPEAAFAPRGP is encoded by the coding sequence ATGGCGCACCTGGAGCTGATGCCGAAGAAGTCCCTGTCGAGCTTCCGCAAGCTGTCGCTCGGCAGCTGGGGGGCGCCGTATGACCCCACGGTCTACGGCTCGCTCACGGTGCGCATGGAGCGGGCGCTGACCTATATGGACGCCTTCCGGCGGAGCACGGGCCTGGAGCTGACGGTGACGCACCTGGTGCTCAAGGCCCTGGCACAGGCGCTCCGGCGCTGCCCGGACGCGAACGCGGTGGTGCGCCTGGGCCGCATCTACCTGCGCCAGCGGGTGAGCGTGTCCGCGCTGGTGGCGGGGCCGGTGGCCCCGGACGGCGGCGCGCGCTGGCGGTTGGCCCGGGTCGAGGACGCGGATCACAAGTCACTGGAGGAGGTCGTCCGGGAGCTGGCCCCGGCGCGGGGGGACGTTGGCGCGGGCCGGGCCGCGCGCGTGTTGATGTCCCTGCCCGCGCCGCTGGCGCGGGGGGTCCTGCGGGGCGTGTCGTTCCTGGCGGCGACGCTCAACCTGGACCTGGAGCGCTTCGGCCTGCCCCGGGACGTCATGGGGGGCGCGGTGGTGGTGGACGTGGGCGCGCTGGGGTTGGACGCGGCGTACCTGCCGCTGATTCCGTTCGCGCGGGTGCCGGTGGTCATCGCGCCGGGCGCGGTGCGGGAGGTGCCGGTGGTGGAGGAGGACGGGCGGGTGGGGGTGGGGCGGGTGATGAGCCTCAACGCCTCCATCGACCACCGCTTCATCGACGGCTACCACGCGGGCGTGCTGGCGCGCACGCTCCAGGCGGTGCTCGAGGACCCCGAGGCGGCGTTCGCGCCGCGGGGGCCATAG
- a CDS encoding cell envelope biogenesis protein TolA — protein MSFLVIALAVGLAISLYFNLFGGAKQASLPASASSHHAPRAEQETDHKAARAKAEAEVQRKQKELDELRAQFQEVKDQLKQTKRKVFEQKESDKGSQDLAKARAEVERSASIQLEQTRQELAAVLTENQRLKAESESRGRRREQAPAAAPAAQATPAAQIAAPAKEGESVVAAAVPVAPAAAEPAREDKNVRRYRELNDADREKMERLEQAANKDRARAVELEKELRRIKGREQTQQRVYAATKGDLDLMKDKYKALEKRLNRTLLERDLIRRAIKDLEKKTGILAERTELTPEEMAASDQRTEETARVRAESEAQAAAHQAATEAPPAAEAQASEAEAKPA, from the coding sequence GTGTCGTTCCTGGTCATCGCCCTGGCAGTCGGGCTCGCCATCTCCCTCTATTTCAACCTCTTCGGCGGCGCGAAGCAGGCCTCGCTGCCGGCTTCCGCCTCCTCCCACCACGCGCCCCGCGCCGAGCAGGAGACGGACCACAAGGCCGCGCGCGCCAAGGCCGAAGCGGAGGTGCAGCGCAAGCAGAAGGAACTCGACGAGCTTCGAGCCCAGTTCCAGGAGGTGAAGGACCAGCTCAAGCAGACCAAGCGCAAGGTCTTCGAGCAGAAGGAGTCCGACAAGGGTTCCCAGGACCTGGCCAAGGCCCGCGCCGAGGTCGAGCGCAGCGCCTCCATCCAGCTCGAGCAGACGCGCCAGGAGCTGGCCGCGGTGCTGACGGAGAACCAGCGGCTGAAGGCGGAGTCCGAGTCGCGCGGCCGTCGCCGTGAGCAGGCCCCGGCCGCCGCGCCCGCCGCCCAGGCCACCCCGGCCGCGCAGATCGCCGCGCCCGCCAAGGAGGGCGAGTCCGTCGTCGCCGCCGCCGTCCCGGTGGCCCCCGCGGCCGCCGAGCCCGCGCGCGAGGACAAGAACGTCCGCCGCTACCGCGAGCTGAACGACGCGGACCGCGAGAAGATGGAGCGCCTGGAGCAGGCCGCCAACAAGGACCGCGCCCGCGCCGTGGAGCTGGAGAAGGAATTGCGCCGCATCAAGGGCCGGGAGCAGACGCAGCAGCGCGTCTACGCCGCCACCAAGGGCGACCTGGACCTGATGAAGGACAAGTACAAGGCGCTGGAGAAGCGCCTCAACCGCACCCTCCTGGAGCGCGACCTCATCCGCCGCGCCATCAAGGACCTGGAGAAGAAGACGGGCATCCTCGCCGAGCGCACGGAGCTGACGCCGGAGGAGATGGCCGCCAGCGACCAGCGCACCGAGGAGACCGCCCGCGTGCGCGCCGAGTCCGAGGCCCAGGCCGCCGCCCACCAGGCCGCGACCGAGGCGCCCCCCGCCGCCGAGGCCCAGGCCTCCGAGGCCGAGGCGAAGCCCGCCTAA
- the fni gene encoding type 2 isopentenyl-diphosphate Delta-isomerase, whose translation MVEDTTARRKDAHLDLCATGDVEPRENSTLLECVHLVHCAMPEMAVEDVDLSVPFLGKRLRHPLLITGMTGGTERAGAVNRDLALLAERHGLAFGVGSQRAMSEDVARAASYQVRQVAPTVALLGNIGLYQAVRLGVDGVRRLMDAIGADGMALHLNAGQELTQPEGDRDFRGGYAVVESLVASLGERLVVKETGCGIGPQVARRLAELGVRHIDVSGLGGTSWVRVEQLRASGARARVGAEFSAWGIPTAAAVASVRAAVGAEVRLVGSGGVRTGLDTAKVLALGADVVGMALPLFRAQQAGGLAGAEAELEVILTGLRQALVLTGSRSCAELRRRPRVMTGVLKDWMAAL comes from the coding sequence ATGGTCGAGGACACCACAGCCCGGCGCAAGGACGCCCACCTCGACCTGTGCGCGACGGGGGACGTCGAGCCCCGCGAGAACAGCACGCTGCTGGAGTGCGTGCACCTGGTCCACTGCGCGATGCCGGAGATGGCGGTGGAGGACGTGGACCTGTCGGTGCCCTTCCTGGGCAAGCGGCTGCGCCACCCCCTCCTCATCACCGGGATGACCGGGGGCACCGAGCGCGCGGGGGCCGTCAACCGCGACCTGGCGCTGCTGGCGGAGCGCCACGGGCTGGCCTTCGGCGTGGGCAGTCAGCGGGCCATGTCGGAGGACGTGGCGCGGGCTGCGTCCTACCAGGTGCGTCAGGTGGCGCCCACGGTGGCGCTGCTGGGCAACATCGGCTTGTACCAGGCGGTGCGGCTGGGCGTGGACGGCGTGCGGCGGCTGATGGACGCCATCGGCGCGGACGGGATGGCGCTCCACCTCAACGCGGGCCAGGAGCTGACGCAGCCCGAGGGCGACCGGGACTTCCGGGGCGGCTATGCCGTCGTCGAGTCCCTGGTGGCGTCGCTGGGCGAGCGGCTGGTGGTGAAGGAGACGGGCTGCGGCATCGGGCCCCAGGTGGCCCGCAGGCTGGCCGAGCTCGGCGTGCGCCACATCGACGTGTCCGGCCTGGGTGGCACCTCGTGGGTGCGCGTGGAGCAGCTCCGGGCCTCGGGGGCACGCGCCCGCGTGGGCGCGGAGTTCAGCGCCTGGGGCATCCCGACGGCGGCGGCGGTGGCCAGCGTGCGCGCGGCCGTGGGCGCCGAGGTCCGGCTGGTGGGCAGCGGCGGCGTGCGGACGGGGTTGGACACGGCGAAGGTGCTGGCGCTGGGGGCGGACGTGGTGGGCATGGCGCTGCCGCTGTTCCGGGCCCAACAGGCCGGTGGGTTGGCGGGCGCCGAGGCGGAACTCGAGGTCATCCTGACGGGGCTGCGACAGGCGCTCGTCCTGACGGGAAGCAGAAGCTGCGCTGAGCTGCGGCGGCGCCCCCGTGTGATGACCGGTGTATTGAAGGACTGGATGGCGGCGCTGTAG
- a CDS encoding zinc metalloprotease HtpX, with product MAFTGTHETSRHGGGRPAPSGGGWHRLGNALKTTVLLAGLTALVLAIGQRLGGAQGLMYAGFFAVVMNFGSYWFSDKIALAIHGAQPLPYEQAPWLHQMVERLAARAGMPKPKVYILPTRAPNAFATGRSPKHAAVAVTAGILDILDQRELEGVLAHEIGHVRNRDTLIGTVAATLAGIISYAAQMLFWFGGSMLGRSDDEEGGGLPGALANLGLLLVAPIAATLLQLAVSRSREYGADAAGAELSGDPDALADALLKLERGAELMPYDRAPATSHLFIVNPLHHGGVMSLFSTHPPIPERVRRLREMGVRAGGARRARGGWEYAY from the coding sequence ATGGCATTCACTGGCACCCACGAAACTTCCCGGCACGGCGGCGGACGTCCGGCGCCGAGCGGCGGTGGGTGGCACCGCCTGGGCAACGCGCTCAAGACGACGGTGCTGCTCGCGGGCCTCACCGCGCTGGTGCTGGCCATCGGCCAGCGGCTGGGCGGCGCGCAGGGCCTGATGTACGCGGGCTTCTTCGCCGTCGTGATGAACTTCGGTTCGTACTGGTTCAGCGACAAGATCGCCCTGGCCATCCACGGCGCGCAGCCGCTCCCCTACGAGCAGGCGCCGTGGCTGCACCAGATGGTGGAGCGGCTGGCGGCCCGCGCGGGCATGCCCAAGCCGAAGGTCTACATCCTCCCCACGCGCGCGCCCAACGCGTTCGCCACGGGCCGCAGCCCCAAGCACGCCGCCGTCGCGGTGACGGCGGGCATCCTGGACATCCTCGACCAGCGCGAGCTGGAGGGGGTGCTGGCGCACGAGATCGGCCACGTGCGCAACCGGGACACGCTCATCGGCACGGTCGCGGCCACCCTGGCGGGCATCATCAGCTACGCGGCGCAGATGCTCTTCTGGTTCGGCGGCTCGATGCTCGGCCGGAGCGACGACGAGGAGGGGGGCGGCCTGCCGGGCGCGCTCGCCAACCTGGGCCTGCTGCTGGTGGCGCCCATCGCCGCCACGCTCCTGCAGCTGGCGGTGAGCCGCTCGCGCGAGTACGGGGCGGACGCCGCGGGCGCCGAGCTGAGCGGCGACCCGGACGCGCTGGCCGACGCGCTCCTCAAGCTCGAGCGCGGCGCGGAGCTGATGCCGTACGACCGCGCGCCGGCCACGTCGCACCTGTTCATCGTCAACCCGCTCCACCACGGCGGGGTGATGAGCCTGTTCTCCACGCACCCGCCCATCCCCGAGCGGGTGCGCAGGCTGCGCGAGATGGGCGTGCGCGCCGGTGGCGCCCGGCGCGCCCGGGGCGGCTGGGAGTACGCGTACTGA
- a CDS encoding efflux RND transporter periplasmic adaptor subunit produces MRVRPLVALKKTVCGSALLLMAAGCSGKTQAPAAPPPREVEVLTLAPSEVRDTGEYLGSLLSRQSVTVLPQVNGYVRRILVKPGQKVEAGATLLEVDSREETAALDSAQAQHSSAEVSRDLARRTYARTEALYKEGLASAQEMEQGRAQLEAAEAAARAAAAQVAQRQVQLQFHAVRAPFPGTVGDVLVRLGDFVSATTPLTSIAQADVLEVSVSLPSERARALKPDTALEILDSQGNVVLTSTLFFVAPQADPRTQLVEVKAAFQNTVGLRPSELVRARVVYSRHEALQIPALAVVRLSGQPFAMVVQEKDGKTVVERRPIALGMLGNMAYVVENGLKQGDRVAVSSLQALRDGMPVKLKTAEAPATQVTAPGASAAGSR; encoded by the coding sequence ATGCGGGTGCGCCCCCTTGTGGCGCTGAAGAAGACGGTGTGTGGGAGTGCCCTGCTGCTCATGGCGGCGGGCTGCTCGGGCAAGACGCAGGCTCCGGCCGCGCCGCCGCCACGCGAGGTGGAGGTGCTGACGCTGGCGCCCAGCGAGGTGCGCGACACCGGGGAGTACCTGGGTTCGCTGCTGTCGCGACAGAGCGTCACGGTGCTGCCGCAGGTGAACGGCTACGTGCGCCGCATCCTCGTGAAGCCCGGCCAGAAGGTGGAGGCCGGGGCGACGCTGCTGGAGGTCGACTCCCGCGAGGAGACGGCCGCGCTCGACAGCGCCCAGGCCCAGCACAGCTCCGCGGAGGTGAGCCGCGACCTGGCCCGCCGCACCTACGCGCGCACGGAGGCCCTCTACAAGGAAGGCCTGGCGAGCGCCCAGGAGATGGAGCAGGGCCGCGCGCAGCTGGAGGCCGCCGAGGCCGCGGCGCGTGCGGCCGCCGCGCAGGTGGCCCAGCGCCAGGTGCAGCTGCAGTTCCACGCCGTGCGCGCGCCCTTCCCGGGCACGGTGGGCGACGTGCTGGTGCGGCTGGGTGACTTCGTCAGCGCCACCACGCCGCTGACGAGCATCGCCCAGGCGGACGTGCTGGAGGTGAGCGTGTCGCTGCCCTCCGAGCGCGCCCGCGCGCTCAAGCCCGACACGGCGCTGGAGATCCTCGACAGCCAGGGCAACGTGGTGCTCACCAGCACCCTGTTCTTCGTGGCGCCGCAGGCGGACCCGCGCACGCAGCTGGTGGAGGTGAAGGCCGCCTTCCAGAACACGGTGGGCCTGCGCCCCAGCGAGCTGGTGCGCGCGCGCGTCGTCTACTCCCGCCACGAGGCGCTGCAGATTCCGGCGCTCGCGGTGGTGCGCCTGAGCGGTCAGCCCTTCGCCATGGTGGTGCAGGAAAAGGACGGCAAGACGGTGGTGGAGCGGCGGCCCATCGCGCTCGGCATGCTGGGCAACATGGCCTACGTCGTCGAGAACGGGCTGAAGCAGGGCGACCGCGTGGCGGTGTCCTCGCTCCAGGCGCTGCGCGACGGCATGCCCGTGAAGTTGAAGACGGCCGAAGCCCCGGCCACCCAGGTGACGGCGCCCGGCGCATCCGCCGCGGGCAGCCGCTGA